TGAAGTGCATAGCTTTTATCTAAGTCTTCATAAGATCTATCAAAAGTATATGAATCTTTCATTAGAAATTGTCGTCCACGAATTACACCGCTTCTTGGCCTCGGCTCGTTTCTAAATTTTGTTTGAATTTGATACCAAATTTGAGGCAAATCTTTATACGACGTCAACGAGCCTTTCGCATGAAAAGCCATTATTTCTTCATGAGTTGGAGCTAAGACATAATCTCTATTTTTTACGTGAAAAAGTGTATCACCAAAAGCTTCAACTCTGCCGGTCTGTTCCCAAATTTCTTTGGGATTTAACGCTGGCAAATGAAATTCCTGCCCGCCAATAGCATCCATCTCTTCTCGAATAATTTCAATAATTTTTTTTACAACTCTATAACCCATTGGCAAGAATGAGTAAATACCTGCAGAAACCATTCTTATCAGTCCAGCTCTAATCATTAGAACATGACTTGGAATTATTGCATCAGATGGGATTTCTTTAAGTGTCGGTACAAAATAACTACTTAATCTCATTTAAGTTAACCATTTTATTAAAATGATTTGCAAAAATAAGGAATAAGTGAATAAAAGCCTATGGTATAGCTGATACTAAGCGACTTAGTTCTTCAGCATTTCCTATTCATATTCTATAATTACTGCAAAAAATTAAAGTTGACTTTAATTTAATTATATATTAAATTAGTTAGGAATCCTAATTAACTTATTTAACTAAAAATTTTTAATGGAGTAAGCCATGAAAAAACAATATATTTTTGCGGTGGTTGTTATTTGCCTCACATTAACTGCTTTTTTATTAACTGACAGCAGTGACACCATAGTTAAGTACCCTACAGGTTATAGAAACTGGACGCATGTTAAAACTCTTGTCTTAGAGAAGGGTCACCCGCTATATGAAGCGTTTGGGGGCATTCATCATATTTATGCAAATAAGATTGCACTTGAGGCATATAAGTCCAACAAAAAATTTAAGGACGGTTCAGTTATTGTATTTGACTTATTAGAAGCAGTAAATTCAGATAACGCCATTGCTGAAGGCAGTAGGAAAGTAGTAGGTGTTATGGAAAAAGATTCTAAGAAATTTAAAGATACTGGCGGCTGGGGTTTTGAGGGATTTAATGGCGACACAAAAGAAAGGATTGTAAAAAATATGTACGGCGAGTGTTTCAGTTGCCATTTATCACAAAAAAATAACGATTATGTATTTAGTCAGTATAGAAAATAAGATAATTAAAATCTAAACACACACTGACCAAAAAATATTTCTGCTGTGTAAAAATGGGGTACAGCTTAAATCGAGATGCAATTTTCAGAAAAATAATTCTAAGTCTAATGAAATATTTCTTAAAGGTGCTACATTTCCAATAAATTCCACATAATAGTAGTTGAACAGATTTTTGATGTTCAAAAATACTTTTGCTGGAATTGTAGAGATAAAAAAGTTGTACCCTATATTTATATCGGTAACGTAAACTGGCACACGTTTATAGCCATCTACAACGAGAGCAAGAGGCGGTTCAACAAGAAGATTATCAATTTCCTCCACCTTACTCCAGTATCTAAAATCAATACCAAAGTCAAATGGATATGGATAATATTGAAAGTTTACGTAGAGTACATTTCTTGGGCGGTATTTCATAGCTTTGTGTAATTGAAGGTCTCTTGCCCATAAATAATTATAACTTGCTTTTAGAGTAAGTATTTGTGGCAGCACATTCCATTCGGTTACAAGTTCATAGCCTTGTATTCTTGCCTTAGGAAGATTTATAAATTTAATATCGCCTGACTTTAACAAATTTGGTTCTATAAAATTTTCATAATCGGTCTGGAAAAATGCCATATCAAACGAAAGATTAGAATTATATTTAATTAGAGCACCTGCTTCAAAAGATAAGCTTCGTTCTGATTTTAAATCCGGGTTCTGAACAACATTAACACCGCCTCCAACACCTGCAGTTGTAAAAACTTCAGCGGGTGTTGGCGCCCTAAACCCAGTACCCATTGAAGCTCGCAATATTATATTTTTACTTAACTTATAATTTAACCCAAATTTTGGCGTTACGGCACTAGCACCGCTAAGCGTATCTAATTTTATGTAATCGTATCTTATTCCCGTTGTTACAATTAATTTATCTATCCCTTTGTACTCAGCTTGAAGATACATGCCAGCATTGAAAAAATTAGGGTTGGCAAAAATGTTTGATTTAACATGTGCGTAAGAAAATTCACCACCTACAGTTATTATAAAGCTGTCAGTAAATCTGAAGTTTCCAATTAGTTCGTTTCTAAATAAGTTTGCTGTTGAAGTAGTTACTTCAATACCTCTGCCTTCAAAATATGTTCTGTAAAAACTTGATTTAAATTGCAGTGCGCTTTTTTTACTTAGGCTGTGATTGTAAATTAAACTTAGAAACCACCTATTTGATCTTATTGTATTACCGTTATCTTCATCCTTAGGTACTAACGCATTACGGGAATCTTTCCAGTACAAAAAGTTGCCCCTGTTCATAATTAAGTTGTTAATCAGGAAGGAAAAAGTATTTGAGGAATCTATACTGAAATTTAGTTTGGCGTAACTAAGGTAGCGTTCGCTGAAATCATTTTCTCGATAACCTGAGTTTTCTAATTTTTTAAGTGAAATCGTATAGCCAAGCTTATTTACTGAATTTGAATGAGAAAATCCAAAACCATAAAAGGTTCTATAATTATTGCTCCAATTCCAAGAATCATATTTAGACTTATCATAAACGCCAGCATAAGTCATTATTTGAGTTATTGGATTTTTCGATGAACTCTTTGTAATAATATTTATTACACCGCCTATTGCAGTTGAACCATAAAGTGAACTAGCAGGACCTTTAATTACTTCAACTCGTTCTATATCTGTCAATGGAATCATTTCCCAAACAATGTCACCAGTATCGCCCGAGTAAAGTGGTACACCATCAATAGCAACTAACACACGAGTGCCTGCACCTTTACTATAGCCGCTCGAACCACGTATACTTACTTGGTCTAAAGTCATTTGCACACCTGACACATAACGAAGGACATCATCAAAAGTTGTAAAATTTTTTCTTGCTATAAAATCCGGCTGAATTATCGAGGTGCTGACTGTAAGGTCTTCTTTTTTCTGTTCAAACTTGGTTGCACTTACTACAATTTGTGGGGTCTCAATTGCTTGCTCTTGCATTACTATTTTCAATGGCGGATTAATATCCTTCACATCGTAATTTTCTATAATTTTTTTCTGATAACCTATTGCAGAAAATTGAATTGTATATTTTCCTAAAGGAACATTTTTTAACTCAAAAAAGCCTTTACTGTCAGTAGCTGTGCCGTAGTGCGTATTAACTAAAATTACATTAACACCTAAGATTGGAATTCCATCTGTACCAATAACCCTGCCAGTTATTGTTCCTGTTTGACTATATATTACTATCGAGCAAAGAAGCAACACTTGAGTAATTAATATCTTCATTACATTCAACCCCCTGGCGGTTGTGGAGGTGGATTATTAAAATCAACATTTATATTCACGTTTTGAGTCATCTTCCCTTTTTCAATAATCAGCGTAGCTGGCTGAGATTGATTGCCATTTACACAATAAACGCCTGCAACGAACCAATCTTTTCTATCCAGTGAAATTGTTTCCTTTGTAGATTGTGCAACAACAACATAATTATAACTACCTGCATCAAGAGTAGACAAGCTCGAATAACTATTATCAACTGAGTTGTAATTGTAAATTGTTGCTCCGTAAGGGATAGGACCAATAGCATAGCTTAAGTTTGGCGATCCAAAATCTTGTGCACTTTGTAATTTATTCTTGAATACGACCAACAGAGTTAACTTAACACTATCTGGCCAATTGCCTGAAAAGGTAATTGTTCCAGCAAAGCCTGTTGTCCCATTCGACTCAGGCAAAGGATTAGGCTCAATGCCTTTGTCACAACGTGCAATAAAAACGACTGAACTAAAAAGAAATATCAATAAATATTTTTTCATTGACACCGTTGAATCTATCATATCGAAATATAAAGGAAGAAAAGTAAATTTTCCTCACACAATTTAATTCGCTTTACTGAGTTAACAACTTTATGTTACTAAGTGGATTAAATATGTAATAACTATTTCAAAAGTTCATATAACAAAAACTACCTTAAACGGTAGTGTAAAACTAATTAACTTTAATTAACTTTTATTTGTTACTTTTAATTTCGCTCTAATCTTTAAGAATTTTATTGGATAAAATTACTGTGCCCCTGTAGTTCAATGGATAGAACGCGAGCCTCCGGAGCTCGAAGTGTGGGTTCGATTCCCGCCAGGGGTACTGAGAGCAAGGAAACGCTAGGTATTTAGAATGAAAAATATTGAATGCAGATAGTGCATAATTAGCAGATGGTTTTAATTACAACTAAATTGAAAATAACTTGGAGAAATTTATGAAGCGCTTTTTAGTATTTCTATTGCTATTAATTTCATTTTTCGGTTGTGCAAGATTAACAGAAATTCAAAAGCTGCCGATCGTTCCTTATCCCTCACAAATAATTTCATCAGATGGTAATTTTGTTTTCAATCAGCAGACAAGAATCATTTATGATTTTGAGAATAAAAAACA
This genomic interval from Melioribacteraceae bacterium 4301-Me contains the following:
- a CDS encoding cytochrome P460 family protein, translated to MKKQYIFAVVVICLTLTAFLLTDSSDTIVKYPTGYRNWTHVKTLVLEKGHPLYEAFGGIHHIYANKIALEAYKSNKKFKDGSVIVFDLLEAVNSDNAIAEGSRKVVGVMEKDSKKFKDTGGWGFEGFNGDTKERIVKNMYGECFSCHLSQKNNDYVFSQYRK
- a CDS encoding TonB-dependent receptor domain-containing protein; protein product: MKILITQVLLLCSIVIYSQTGTITGRVIGTDGIPILGVNVILVNTHYGTATDSKGFFELKNVPLGKYTIQFSAIGYQKKIIENYDVKDINPPLKIVMQEQAIETPQIVVSATKFEQKKEDLTVSTSIIQPDFIARKNFTTFDDVLRYVSGVQMTLDQVSIRGSSGYSKGAGTRVLVAIDGVPLYSGDTGDIVWEMIPLTDIERVEVIKGPASSLYGSTAIGGVINIITKSSSKNPITQIMTYAGVYDKSKYDSWNWSNNYRTFYGFGFSHSNSVNKLGYTISLKKLENSGYRENDFSERYLSYAKLNFSIDSSNTFSFLINNLIMNRGNFLYWKDSRNALVPKDEDNGNTIRSNRWFLSLIYNHSLSKKSALQFKSSFYRTYFEGRGIEVTTSTANLFRNELIGNFRFTDSFIITVGGEFSYAHVKSNIFANPNFFNAGMYLQAEYKGIDKLIVTTGIRYDYIKLDTLSGASAVTPKFGLNYKLSKNIILRASMGTGFRAPTPAEVFTTAGVGGGVNVVQNPDLKSERSLSFEAGALIKYNSNLSFDMAFFQTDYENFIEPNLLKSGDIKFINLPKARIQGYELVTEWNVLPQILTLKASYNYLWARDLQLHKAMKYRPRNVLYVNFQYYPYPFDFGIDFRYWSKVEEIDNLLVEPPLALVVDGYKRVPVYVTDINIGYNFFISTIPAKVFLNIKNLFNYYYVEFIGNVAPLRNISLDLELFF